The Lycium barbarum isolate Lr01 chromosome 9, ASM1917538v2, whole genome shotgun sequence genome has a segment encoding these proteins:
- the LOC132612247 gene encoding uncharacterized protein LOC132612247, which yields MSLGSNREGRTPLVVWSEFTNAFLDHYLPAEVRRARDDEFLLLRDNTMSIRRSDPSAVSAPSRFQRQRYNRPTYSGPSRSSRASAPSYRGESSQAKPLLPRCDQCGKGHSGQCRQGNCPSRGRGDRAQPTSSIAGSSSSVRSPKQGSSPAPAARGRGRGQVSASGSNQNRIYALAGRLDLESSPDVVTGILSIYSYDVYALIDPGSTLSYITPYLVDKFGIKPESLSKPFLVSSSVGEPVIARRI from the exons atgagtcttggcagcaaTCGCGAGGGTCGAACACCTCTAGTAGTATGGTCAGAATTCACCAATGCCTTTCTGGATCATTATCTGCCCGCTGAGGTTCGCAGAGCTAGGGATGATGAATTTCTATTGCTTCGCGATAATACTATGAGCATTCG AAGATCAGATCCTTCAGCGGTTAGTGCACCTTCCAGGTTCCAGAGGCAGCGTTATAATAGACCCACTTATTCTGGACCGAGTCGAAGTTCTAGAGCGTCAGCTCCTTCTTACAGAGGAGAATCTAGCCAGGCAAAGCCTCTCTTGCCTCGTTGTGACCAGTGCGGTAAAGGCCACTCTGGCCAGTGCCGCCAAG gaaattgtccATCCCGTGGTAGAGGGGACCGGGCTCAGCCGACAAGTTCAATCGCAGGTTCTTCATCTTCTGTTCGCTCTCCTAAACAAGGTTCTTCTCCAGCCCCAGCAGCTAGAGGTAGGGGAAGAGGTCAGGTGTCTGCTTCTGGCAGCAACCAGAATCGTATTTATGCCCTTGCAGGACGGCTGGATCTTGAGTCGTCTCCAGATGTTGTGACTGGTATTTTATCCATTTATtcttatgatgtctatgcattgattgatccgggttccacgcTATCTTATATCACACCTTATCTTGTTGATAAGTTTGGTATAAAGCCTGAATCTTTGTCTAAGCCTTTCTTGGTTTCTTCTTCGGTAGGGGAACCTGTTATTGCAAGACGAATTTAG